TtctcatctctcttcttctcttttcttcaggCACCTCAGTCCTGGCGGTGTTGACCACTTACAATTGAATCGAACATTTGCATCAAGACTAGTTGGGGACTGTGCCCTTATTTACCAAGCAGGTCTGCCCTAGGGTGCCATGGCCACAGGAATCCAGGGGCACCTTGACCACGTTCCAGAGAAAGTAAGGCTTGCGGTGGCCACAGGGAAGCGCAAGAGAGCTGAAGGAAAACCCAGGAAGAACTTCTCCTGCCAACTATGCGAGAAGGCCTTCAATAGTGTAGAAAAGCTGAAGGTgcactcatactcacacacaggagagagaccgtACCAGTGTTCCCATCAAGACTGCACCAAGGCCTTCGTCTCCAAATACAAGCTGCTACGGTACAGACAATTGGACTTATTTAGCAGACTGTAGCATGTTGGTTCTCTCTGTACTCTACTAATAGTTAAATAAACTGATCTTTCATAGTATATTTTATAGAAATATTATTGAACCCTTGTTTTAAGATCACAAGATCAGTGTCTTGCACTGCATGCTTACATAGACGCAGGTTTTCTTCTGAAATTCATGAAAGTACTCATGAAATGTATCTGTGTTCAAAGGCATATGGCTACACACTCACCAGAGAAAACCCACAAGTGTACATACTGTGAGAAAATGTTTCACCGAAAGGATCACTTAAAGAATCACCTGCACACTCATGACCCAAACAAGGAGGCATTTTCCTGCCAGGAATGTGGTAAGAGCTACAACACTAAGCTGGGTTTCAAACGCCACCTTGCCCTCCATGCAGCCAATAGTGGAGACCTCACCTGCCAGGTGTGTCTGCAGCTATTTGCCAGCACAGGGGTTCTCCTGGAACACCTTAAAACACATGCAGGCAAGTCCTCAGGCGGGACCAAAGAGAAGAAGCACAGATGCGAGCATTGTGAGCGACGCTTTTACACCCGCAAAGATGTGCGGAGGCACATGGTGGTGCACACTGGGCGTAAGGACTTCCTTTGTCAGTACTGCGCCCAGCGCTTCGGTAGGAAGGACCACCTGACACGCCATGTGAAGAAGAGCCATGCTCGGGAGATGCTGAGGGTTAAGACAGAGCCAACCGATTCGCTGGAGCCCTTTGTCAGTGACCTGGCAATGGGTGATCTGCCACCCATTCTGCCCTCGAGGCAGCTACAGCTCTATGGATGTCCTGTCCTTGCCCTTCCAACCCCGGACACAGAACACCTTAACAGCCTTCCACACTCTTTCTCCTTAAAGTACCCTCTGGGCTCCAACTTTACCTCATATACTACCACCGTGCCAGAGAGGGAGCAACATTTGAAGGGAGACCTGGAGACATACTTGATGGAAATGCAGAGCACCATGCCTTCTTCCTCCACTCAGTTCTCAGCCTCGAAACTGGAGCTGGAACCCCAGATGGACCCCTTGGATGAAACAACCCAGGAAATGTCCCTCTCCAAAATGTCtgcagtggcagcagcagcagcagcaacaagtGATACGCTGGCAACCTCTTCGTCATTGCTTGATTTCTCCCAGCTCTTTAACTTCCTGCCTTTAAATGGCCCACATTATAACCAGACAGGAGCCACGGGCAGCTTGGCAACCTCGTACCTGCCAGAGGAGACCCTTTCTCTAGTTCAGTTGTCCCCCCAACCACCTGATGCCCCGGAAGTATCTGGAAGTCCCCTCCatggtctctcttcctccttcacatCTAATCTGAGCACAACCACCACACTGCCCCGttttcaccaagcctttcagtaGTTAGTTCAGCACTAGGTCAATGCAGAGTTTATGAAATCCATTCATATATCCGAATCCAAGTTTTAGTTGAACAGTCGTCTGGAGTGATTGATCATTAGGACATATAGAATTAAATTTAGTGTTAGAAATAACCCATTTATTGAATATAAGCACCTCATTGTTAAGGTAAATTGACTTAATACAGAATCTATACAATTGATAATATAAAGTTATAGTTTTTATTGGGACATGTATTACATCATTGAATTTTGAGCAAATAAGGCAGTAAAGAATAATCATAATggtaatgtacaatattgttATAAGAGCACAGGCCAGGGGAGTTGCAATGGGAAGTGGACCACAGGCAACCACCTTACATGTACTATAAAAACCATAGCACACCCTGAAGTGCCTTATTGTTACCTAAAAATGCCAgacaatttaaaatgtttttaacaCACTAGCAATAAGCTAACTTGTTGGTTAACTAGTTGGTTAACTACCTCTAGTTAATTCCTCTACCTCTAACTAATTCTAGAATTGAAAGTATGTTAAACAGCTATTGTTTACTCAATCATCCCCAAACAATTTGTCTTAGACAAACAAATATGATTCCATGCAAATGCAGATAATGTCAAAAGCTAGAAAGATTCAGGactgacaaaaagaaaattggtACAGCACTACAAGAGTTCAGACTCTTTCAATAACAAACCCCAATCCAGAgtactaaaatatatttttaaatagaTTTAGATGAGGTtgcagtgtttttatttttgattCTTAAAATATTGTGCCTTATAGTTAAAACATAGTGTGCCTATTTTACAATGTTTCATAAAGCACTTTGAACTTTAAGTGATGTTGAACATCATCACATATCTGTCTCATATCTGTGTGGTCGGAGTTCAAGCAATACAactatacatacagtatgttctcACAATTGGGAATATGCCATGGAATGAAGGTTATGTAAATCCTGGATCCCTATCAAAACCAAAGCCAACCAATTATCTAGCAAGCAGTTGAGTAGCATGCTATGATGTTTAAGGTTTTATCGATGCTGCTGTTTCATCCCTGTTTTCCCACTGAGACATACACTGTTGTTCTCCATCATCACAATAATTatataaattataaatatata
Above is a genomic segment from Osmerus mordax isolate fOsmMor3 chromosome 15, fOsmMor3.pri, whole genome shotgun sequence containing:
- the plag1 gene encoding zinc finger protein PLAG1, coding for MATGIQGHLDHVPEKVRLAVATGKRKRAEGKPRKNFSCQLCEKAFNSVEKLKVHSYSHTGERPYQCSHQDCTKAFVSKYKLLRHMATHSPEKTHKCTYCEKMFHRKDHLKNHLHTHDPNKEAFSCQECGKSYNTKLGFKRHLALHAANSGDLTCQVCLQLFASTGVLLEHLKTHAGKSSGGTKEKKHRCEHCERRFYTRKDVRRHMVVHTGRKDFLCQYCAQRFGRKDHLTRHVKKSHAREMLRVKTEPTDSLEPFVSDLAMGDLPPILPSRQLQLYGCPVLALPTPDTEHLNSLPHSFSLKYPLGSNFTSYTTTVPEREQHLKGDLETYLMEMQSTMPSSSTQFSASKLELEPQMDPLDETTQEMSLSKMSAVAAAAAATSDTLATSSSLLDFSQLFNFLPLNGPHYNQTGATGSLATSYLPEETLSLVQLSPQPPDAPEVSGSPLHGLSSSFTSNLSTTTTLPRFHQAFQ